AACCACCTGAGTCTCCCTGCTCACTCcatgatgagaagagctgagCAGCAGAATCGTTCGCTGGAGTTCTTTCGTAATGACTTAACTAAGAGATCTCCTCCTGAGAGAAAGGTCTGACTCATTCGAAAGGTGTGAGCCTGTGGTTTCCCTTTCTCTGAGCTGGCCTCCAAGGAGCCTGACCTTGAAACGGATGCTGTGAGCCTCGCCAAGTGTGCATGGGGCTGTTAGAAGCGCCACTTTGAGGAAAAATCCCATGGGTCACAACGTGGGCTCAATGCTTCATCAGCCGTGGGACCAGTTTGTAAGGCCGGTTGCTTGAACCTAACTTCCCAAAGGCCCACAGACCTTGTTGCATTCACTGATGCTTCTCCAGTCCCTAGAACAGCTtgatatagtagatgctcagtaaatattcaagTGGACGAATTTTACATGGTCAAGGATTTGCCATATTTCTTTACCTATGGGGCTTCACTAGGCTATTTTAAAGtaggattttgttttaaaaggtaGAGGGAGGAACACGAGTATGTGGTAGTAGGTAGGAACATGACTCTTCTATAAATCAAGGCATGACACACCATGGTTATAACATGCCAGTGACCAAACCACCCTAGTCAAACCTTGCTTTTCCTGTGTTTCATCTTTTCCAGGCGTTAGCCTCTTAGCTATCAGCCTATAACTCTGATAACGCTAGGGAAAGTGTGGTAACATCCCAGTAAACAACATAGTGGCTTTTTAAACCGGAGCCCTTTGGAAAAAATTGCCCAGTGCCTGGCTTGGAATTCTACACATGGCATCTAGTCCATCCATAAATGTCTGGCACTGATGTTGTGATGATGGCAAGATCTTAAAATAAAGGGCTGACATAGGTGGTGGAAACTCCGGCAGGGGAGGAAGGCTCAGAAGAGGGTCTTGGTGTTTTTAATCAGATAATCTCCCTACACATCTCAAATCATGACCGGGAAGCTGCCCACGCTTTCTATGCATAATTGTTCAGAAGGTGTGTGCTATAGCTCACAGAAACTGAACCAGCTTactcaaagaaaaaaacactctACATGTTATAGATGTCATAGAGGGAAAACCATGAGCACAAACTCCTGGACACTTCAAAAAAACCTTGCTTGCTTACTGGAAATGATTTCTTCTCCCACTTCCATTCTATCACGATGGAAAATATAAAGActgtttcttttcagaaacaCCAGGATGTGAGCCAGCAGTGGCCCTGCTTGTGGTTAGTCTCTTAAAACAGTTGTCCCAAAAACAAGCAGACGAAAGCCCGAAGTCTTTCAAATTTAGAGGTTTAATGGGTGTGAAGTTGGGCAGATCTGACTCTGCTGGTGTGTGGTGTTCTTCTACTGATTCCTTCAAATGTCTACGGAGCCCCTGCTAGGTGACAGCCCATGTCCTGTGTCTTGGCGTAGAGTgggtgctccctgcattggacaCTTGGCCTGTCATGTGTCCCCATCACCTGGGATCCTTTCTAACActggagtgaaagtcactcagtccaacacttggggaccccatggactatacagttcatggaattctccagtctagaatactggagtgggtagcctgtcccttcttcaggggatcttcccaacccagggatcaaacccagggtctcccgcattgcaggcagattctttacccgctgagccacaaggaaagccccagaatactggagtggatagcctatccctcctccagcggatcttcctgacccaggaactgagcctggccttctgcattgcaggtggaatctttacccaCTGCGCTGTCGGGGACGCCCAACACATTGGAGGTGTGCGTTTAAATGTTGACTTGAATGGTTCTAGCACCCATGGAATTCATAGCACAGGAAGCTATGCAGAATTTCTTGTTCAGTTAGCACGTCTAACGCCAATAAAATCTgagttaaatgaaaatttaacttAAGGTAGCCTTAAGGCAAGAAAAGATGAATCACCAGTGGGCAGCAAGCAGCATTTCAAGACTTTTTAACCTACCTGGGGCAGGAATGATGGGCAGTGCCAAAGACCAATCATAACGCCACTGCCTCACTAGAGGTGGGTTCAAGGACACACCTCCTCAGTAATCAACCAGCAAGCTGGCCTCAGGGGACAAAGATTGCTCTTTTGTGGCGGGGGCATGCGTagacctatagctgattcatgctgatgtttggtagaaaccaacacaatactgtaaagcaattatccttcaattaaatatctaaaaattgCTCTTTGCTACTTTATAGACACTGCATGTTTTATAATATGAAGTTTCCTTCTGAAAAGATTCACATGAACTCTTGTGACTTAATCAAAAGTCTAGCAAATAATTTAACCTAAATTCCAtgttagaaggggaaaaaaaatcaaatgattgtCAGGTGGCCTTTTACTTATAATGGGGAATTTGAGGATCCCTTGCAATATAGAGTTGCATTTCAAGATGTCTCACGACTAGAGAGTTTGGGAATTACTGTTTAGATCTCAATTATTCCTCCTACTCTCATTGCTACTAGAGTCATCGAGGATTAACACTCTTGGGATTGCAATTAAGCCCTATTGTGGATCTCCAGGAACAATTCTATTAATATCACTTTTCATCTTCTAGGTGCAAATTCAGGAAACATTCAGGGAGCGAATCTGTCTCAGCCACATGCCAGCTTTCTCGGAGCCTACTGGGGAGGAGTCTGCTTTTCCTGGGACCACAACAGAGTCCCTCCCCAACTTAGGAGGGATCGACAAAGAAAGTGCATCATTGGCTGAACACCTGGAGGTAGAAGGCTGTACCCAAGGGGCACAGCGTGAAGAAAACCAAGATGACAGCACGCTCGGACGTCCTTGGGGAGACCTGGGATGTGCGCCGAGCATCCCAGAAGCCCACAATGAAGCCACGTCCCCCTGTGAGCTGTCGGGGTCTCCCTCCCAGCCCCGGGTTGCCCCTGTGTTCCCTGAATTTGCGCATACTGCCCCTGCCCTGGAAACCGTGTGCGCTGGGCCAGGGAATGGAGTAGCCACATGTGGAACGGAGCGTCTTGAAGCAGGTGACCAAGAAGCATGTGATACCGTGGGCTCTCTGGTTGGAGCCCCAGTTGGTAAATATTTGCCTCAAGAAATCTGCTCCCTGGACCTAGAGCTGGCAGGTCAAAGCAAACCACCTGATTTATGTCCTCCCGATGACAAGACTCTGGACGTTCTTCCTCAGACACGAGGTCCTGAGCCTCCCCAGACTACGTGCGGGAACAGTGATGAGAGAACCTCTCCCGACTCCCCTCTTTTCATCAGCACTTTCATCTGGAACATCTCACAAAAAGCCAGTAACGGTGCCACCGGAGAGAATCTAGCCAACATAGAGGGTTCCACCTCCACATCGGCCTCCATAGTAAAGGCTGGCCAGGAGAGGCTGAGCCCCAGCCACTCAGGGGGCCTTGAGGAAAGACGGCCTCTATCTCCAGAGAGCAACTCGTCCGTTTGCGCTAGAGAAGGCGGTGACGAGAACTCTAGCCCTGGTGCCCTGGACTCGGCAGACATACTGGCAGGTCACAGTTCAGCAGCGAAGTTTCCTCAGGAGAAGCCCACAACACTAATTGCTAATGTTGAGTGTTCCGAGGTGACTGGGGAGAAGGACACATGCGCTCTTTCCGTTGCCCCGAAAGGCCACCCACCCAGATACCTCACAGTTTCAGTTGCTGGGGACAGCCACGCGGGCGGCCCTGAGGAGAGTTCACCTCGGGCACCAGGTGGAAACACTTCTCAACTTCCTTCCAATGTACCGTTGGCTCATGTTGTGAATGGTTCCACAATCAACTCTTCAAGAGAGCTGGGTCACATGGCTCCCAGTGGACCCGGAATCCATGTCCAGGTTCCTCAGCTCCCGGAGGGAGAGGGTTTCTGTAGCAGTTCCCCTCTTCAGATTGATAACCTGTCTAGAAAGAGCCAGACCGGGCCCAGAGCAGACACTAGGACCGTTGGAGAGAATTtccaagaaaaaggaagtgaaacaACACAAAGTGTCCAGCAGGGTTCTTCTGACGATAATTTCCAAGAAATTTTGCCCACAACGTCTGTCAGACAAGTAGAAACAAACCTGGTGCCCTTGGACTGCTCATTAGCCTCCACGGAGAGAGGAAGGCAGAACTTGGGCTTGGGGACTCGTGTGCCTGTGATGGCTGAATCTACAGCGAAAGATGACAGTAGGCCTCTGAGCCAAGGTCCCCCTCTCGCTAATGTCCTTCTGGACGAGTCTAAAGAGAGCAGTCCAGGATATTGGGAAGCAGGTAAAAAGCTGAAGATCATAACTCTAGAGGCTTCTGTTTCAGAAACATGGCCACTGGGACAACCAACAGATTCTGGGCTCAAGGGGATGGACGCTGGTCTCATTCCTGACAGGATCCGGGCGATTCCTGATGTTCTAAAGGCGGGTGCTGCTGTGCCTAAACCGGGCCCCTCTAAGACAGCATCAGCCTGCAGTCCTCAGGCAGAGGATAGCTCAGCAATTGCTAATATCCGAAAAATCCATAAAAGGGAAGACCGAGCTGGCCGTTCAAGTTGGAGTTGTCTTTCCTCCCAGTATTTGAGCCAACGCAGATTCCTGGAGTCATCTGTGGACCCTGTagaggaaaagaaagtctgtGTCACGGGCTTGCTCCCGGAGACTTCCAGtactgaaaggaaggaaaatgctAACCATGTGAGCCAAAACCCAGATGAAAACCGACTCGAGAGGGATCGGCCCGCCTTCTTTAAACAGCTCCTGTCCTGCCCTAATGTCTTGGAGTCCTCTGTGGACCCCATCGATGAGCTGAGTGTGGGGTGGGCCGGGGTGGACCCACCAGAGGCTTCTGAGTCCACACTGGGGGCCGTTGGCAGGGAGAGTAAACCGGATGATGGCCACTCGGACCAGAGACTGGAAGTCCAGCCTGCCATCTTGCAAGTTCCGTGTCCCCAGCAAAGTGGGGAAACCCCTCCAAGTAAAAACATCATCGACCAAAACCAAGGGGACCGTGTGGGACGGGAGGCAGGACAACGTCACCGTGACGGAGCAGAGCGGGACGTGCGTTCTGCCATCTTGCCAGTCCCGGGCCCCGTGCGGGGTGGGGAGGCGACTCCCGGCGGCCGCCTCAGAAGCCGTGTACAGGAAGGCGGTGAGAGGCGCTCAGCGGGGCCTGGACGCAGTGAAAGCACCAGAGCAGCGTTAGCTCCCCCCGCTTTAGCTCTCTCTAGCGGTCTTGCCAGGATGACCCCCCCATCTGTTGGAGTCGATACTCACAGCCTCACAGCTCAGAGTCATGACCTCCGTGAGGAGGACTTTGTGGAGCCCAGAAACCAGCAGCGTGCCTTTTCTGACTCGGAGGAAAGGCGAGCTGTGAAAAGTGCGTGGAAGCGAGCGCCCTCTTCCAGTGGTCTCACCCCGGGGCCTTTTACTTCATCTCCTGAAAGAAGAGGCATCACAGGCTTTTCAAGAAGCCACAGAATTGAGGAACATAAGATAGAGGAGCCCCCTATTGGGGAACCCAAACCCACAGGCACATCTGGTTCTCCGGAGGGGCCCCTGGCGTCTGTTTCTGGAGAACGTGTGTCGGCCAAAGTTCCTAAGATGCTGCTGGACCCCTACCTACAGGGCTCCACCCTGGGCCACGGGAAGAAGTTGGGGGAGAAGGTTGGCCCCGTGGTAGCCCAAGCTAGCCATCCACCCCCGCCAGCAGCGATGAAGTCACAGGAGGTCAAGGAGAAGCAAAAAAGCCCAGGAAGTGGACACTTACCCGAGGGggtaaagaataaaattctgtcCAGGGTGGCCGCCCTGAGGCTGAGATTGGAAGAGAAGGAGAACGTGAGAAAACACTCGGTCTTTAAGAGTCCTCAGCCTGGAACGTCGGGCTCACACACAGCTGAGAAGGGAGAGCCGCGAGGGCCGCCTTGCCAGAGCGAAGGCAGAGGTAGGCCTGTGCTGCTTGCCGTCAGCGTTTGGGTTTGTTGACCTTGATGGCAAGTTCGCGTGTCCTCCTGCACCCTTGCAGTTAGGGTGCATGTCCGCTGGGcaggcactggatgccatgaccaaGTGGTCTGACGTGTAGGCTGGTGGGTCTCAAATGTGAGTGAGCTTGGGTTCCCCTAGAGAGCTCGTTTAGACagatcgctcagttgtgttcagctctttgggACTCCAGGCTGTGGCCCTTCAAACCTCTCTGTCcgggggactctccaggcaagaggacctgagtgggcagcctgtccctcctccaggggatcttcccgacccagggatcaaacccaggtctcccacactgaaggcagagtctttaccagctgagccaccagggaagcccatgaatactggagtgggcagcctgtccctcctccaggggatcttcccgatgcaggaggtctcctgctttgcaggcagattctttaccacctgagcgaCCTGGGAAACCCGTTAAGACTGCTGGCTGGGCCCGacctagagtttctgattcaggagaAAGTGCATGTCTACTGAGCTCCCAGGGGATCTACTGGGAGTACCACTGATAACAGGCTGCCTATAGGTAGGCTTAACTGAGGGAGCATGTGCTTAAGATGCTTCCTGTTTAATTATCCTTTgaaaagtaagccagaaagaaaaacaccaatgcagtatactaacacatatatatggaatttagaaagatggtaacgacaaccctatatgcaagacagaaaaagagacacacatgtatagaacagacttttggactctatgggagaaggctagggtgggatgatctgagaacagcatcgaaacatgtatattatgaagcgtgaaacagattgccagtccaggttggatgcatgagacaagtgctcaggggaTGCATGAGACTGGAGGAGGAGCAAGTTTTGCTGTAAAAAAGGGAAGTTCTTTTGGGACCTGTTAAGTGTGTGGTTATGTCAGGTCCCAGTGCTGAGGCCAGGAAAGGACCACAGTATCAGCCATCAGGGACCTCAAGGTGGTCGTGTTCTGTTGGAGTGCCGTGAAATTCAGGGACTTTAGTAACTGGCATTAAGCTCGTGCCATCCCTAACTTAGCCTCTGGAGGTCCTTGAGGCAGTGAATTTGTAATGCCTTGTTCCTTTGTCATTCACAAATGACTTGTACTCAGAGGGTTTCTCACATCATATAAAAGGATTGAACTTTCAATCCCACTCTTACCCACATGGGCGTGTCCCCTTGGGTAGGTCAtggttttggtggtggtttagtcactgagtcatgtccatctcttttgagaccccgtggactgtagcccaccaggctcctctatccatagggatctccaggcaagaataacggagtgtgggtggccacttcctcctccagaggatcttcccgacccagggatcaaacccaaatctcttatgtctcctgcattggcaggaggattctttaccactgagccactaaagagcctgttgatacTTTTAATCCTGGAGGCCCTTAAAAAGGTGAATGGTGGTGTGGGAaagtttaaaaatgctttctgggGGAAAGCCAGACTCCAAAGTTTGGAAACCAGGTTTGTTCAGAGCACAGTGTATCTAGGAGGTCTGAATGGGAGCTGAAGATTGCTGAGATGGGAGGGGGAGGTATTTGCTAGATTGAATCACTCCCACAGAAGGTGTTGCAGACACAATGAGAGATGTGTTCAACCTTTGGCACTTCAGCATTGGAAGCTGTTGAAAGGGAGAAGGTTGGAGTTAGGTTTAGAGGAGGAGAGGGACACTTCGGTTGTCCAAGTCCAGGTGTCTGACTTCTAATAGAGCAGTTACATCTGAACCCACTTATAGGCAACAACAcgcattttaaacttttttttccatttatctttggctgtgctgggtctctgctgtgaatcctcttctctagttgtgctcCGTGGGCTTCTCCGTGTGGTGGCGTGTCTCGGTGTGGGGTGCGGATGTCAGCAGCTGTCacccatgggcttagctgctccctggcatcttcctggaccgggaattgaacctgtgtctcctgcattggcaggcggataatctttaacactgagccaccagagaagccaaacaCTGGAGTTTTggtgagagggaggggaaagTGTTGTTTGGAAAGGAGATTTGAAGATGCCAGTTTTAAGAGATGAAGAGGTTTTGGTGCAGAGTGGAGAGTATATTTTCCATCTCACACTTGCCGCTCTTCACTGTGCTCACTGCAAAAGGCAGGGCAGGTCAAAGGGTGGAGAAGATGGCTGGGGTGTAGGTGGCAGGGAGGCTCTGTCCTCAGGGACAGGCAACTTGGGTGGAATCTGTCACGGCCCTGTGAGAAGTCTTCAGTGCATAGTGAGTGGCTGTATACTTTCTGCCCATTATAATGTCACttcaaataaaagattaaaaatttttaaaaagcatcaaccAATGCAGCTAATTGGTACAATTAGACTGAACAGGATTTACAGAAAAACATTCAGGTACAATCTGGGAGTCTCCTTGTGaccattttttccattaaaagtgGCATGGGTTTTCTTTCAAATTGAAGTATAAAACTTCTTTGCATCTCACCCTGCCCTTTGAGTCTGAAGTCCCCAGGGTCTCTGTTCCAGGTTTCAGACCCTCGGGGGTTCAGAGTCCTGGTAACTGCAGTCAGTTCTGCTTTGCTTTGCATCAACGCCAAACTCCATCCCATAACCCAAGATCCCAGCCACCTCTTTCTGAGCTCTTTCCCACAAAACCTGGTAAAAGTCATAGGAGATGGTGGCGAGGTAACGCTGCAGCCTTCTAACGCTAGGGCGAGGCTCTCTTAGCAGAGACCTCGCTCCCCATCCGCGTCAGAGGGGCCACAGCCTTGGCTGCAGAAAAGAACTGCACACGAAACAACTTCCCGAAGAGGTATCCAACCTGTAGGTATCCAACCGTACTCTAGTGATATGCTTCAGAACGTTTAAAGAGAGTggaaatgtgctttaaaaaatcaagtgGTTTCAGCCCAGAGGCGGTGGGGGTGGGAATCATGTTTGGAATTGTTGCCCGTCTCTTTGTGGGGAAGGACCAACCAGGTGCTGTTGGAGGGTTTGATCTCGAGCTGCTTGGCCTCCCCAGGCGCGAAGGGCTGCAGCCCCGGGAAGCACAGccttgggggcggggaggggttaGGCCTGTGAGCGGGAGGGGAGGCGGTATTGGGTGTGAGGGATGACTCGGAAAGAGGACAGAGTAAACTTTGATACTCCAAGCTCAGTGCAGCCAGAGCTTTATAGTCACCAGGGGACTTCTCAATCCTTTGCCCTCAACACTTGGCCCGAATATACACAGAAGATAAACCCAGCTTCAGCTCTCTCATCTGTTTTGTCCCCCACCCATCCCACACAAAAGGGGGGGGTCCTCTCTCAAAGCCCCGTGGCCGCCTGACCAAGCCTCTCTCTCCGTGACCCTCATTCAGCTCTGCCGGCCACGTTATGCCTTGCCCTGAATCCCCCGCCCCGGTTTCTGTCTTCAGAACCCGCAGCTGGCTGTGGACAGGGCTGGCAGACTTAGGAACACTTAGGTGTCAGGAAATCATCCATGAAGTGTCCTGGAGGAAATGTGTCCCAGGTGGGGCGATGGGTGTGGTCAAGACCCTGGACAGATCTTGACAGCGGGGGTCAGGGCACCTGCACCTTGGCTAGCTAGGGCCAGATGAAGCGAGATGGGCTTTGTCATCCGTAGGACTCGGATCCCATCTTTCAGTATATCTCATCTTTCTCCTG
The sequence above is a segment of the Odocoileus virginianus isolate 20LAN1187 ecotype Illinois chromosome 22, Ovbor_1.2, whole genome shotgun sequence genome. Coding sequences within it:
- the ALPK2 gene encoding alpha-protein kinase 2 isoform X2, encoding MADSGGPQRRALCFLSTLLSQKVPEKSDAVLRCIISGQPKPEVTWYKNGHTIDECGSVSSYESFENQYVHELHLCCCTQNDTAVYQVSAQNCFGMICCSASVEVQSPSGDRPLSPNPKDDGHTGWKHDTETCEQESPNRTDEKEHPYKEGEGVASGPPTSADAPSSKSDGACSLQVSADRDPGVSGSENPLEVKDTRQTEEAGDAANTEGVAGGLRFPNSSDAPGKQDVCGHRTVHSKVPRLIDGALDPEGPNEEALNSGHQHARVQKYLSLSLPLTQAGSSAPTAARPASPPASSTGSDSDYELCPEITLTCAEEFSDDDLEYLECSDVMTDYSNAIWQRNLQHTGCVFLLESDDEEMEFSECSLGGCEGFFSELGPRPPVSDDTGPMDATAGLCGHHSPPQEVGGRSSRASTRRASSLQAGMPLPPGPQQDGRATMTDPGRYKPPAASEVAEDSYPGIQGETRDSHQARKEFPSDNLLNVDKAVTETEGTRLSGESGQPGMSRCLETTTGKRVRGEDVWSRRGPEKPARTWRPGIKGKAKRLTSSLEERTAEASLNRLCPKGPVKHPLTPSDKRDSSHARAEGTDLKPQFPAGGRAVPTQAEPEAKTLQTPPGSLSKKENLHFQGEGLWVTDVFETSEVSGWSGHPQVQIQETFRERICLSHMPAFSEPTGEESAFPGTTTESLPNLGGIDKESASLAEHLEVEGCTQGAQREENQDDSTLGRPWGDLGCAPSIPEAHNEATSPCELSGSPSQPRVAPVFPEFAHTAPALETVCAGPGNGVATCGTERLEAGDQEACDTVGSLVGAPVGKYLPQEICSLDLELAGQSKPPDLCPPDDKTLDVLPQTRGPEPPQTTCGNSDERTSPDSPLFISTFIWNISQKASNGATGENLANIEGSTSTSASIVKAGQERLSPSHSGGLEERRPLSPESNSSVCAREGGDENSSPGALDSADILAGHSSAAKFPQEKPTTLIANVECSEVTGEKDTCALSVAPKGHPPRYLTVSVAGDSHAGGPEESSPRAPGGNTSQLPSNVPLAHVVNGSTINSSRELGHMAPSGPGIHVQVPQLPEGEGFCSSSPLQIDNLSRKSQTGPRADTRTVGENFQEKGSETTQSVQQGSSDDNFQEILPTTSVRQVETNLVPLDCSLASTERGRQNLGLGTRVPVMAESTAKDDSRPLSQGPPLANVLLDESKESSPGYWEAGKKLKIITLEASVSETWPLGQPTDSGLKGMDAGLIPDRIRAIPDVLKAGAAVPKPGPSKTASACSPQAEDSSAIANIRKIHKREDRAGRSSWSCLSSQYLSQRRFLESSVDPVEEKKVCVTGLLPETSSTERKENANHVSQNPDENRLERDRPAFFKQLLSCPNVLESSVDPIDELSVGWAGVDPPEASESTLGAVGRESKPDDGHSDQRLEVQPAILQVPCPQQSGETPPSKNIIDQNQGDRVGREAGQRHRDGAERDVRSAILPVPGPVRGGEATPGGRLRSRVQEGGERRSAGPGRSESTRAALAPPALALSSGLARMTPPSVGVDTHSLTAQSHDLREEDFVEPRNQQRAFSDSEERRAVKSAWKRAPSSSGLTPGPFTSSPERRGITGFSRSHRIEEHKIEEPPIGEPKPTGTSGSPEGPLASVSGERVSAKVPKMLLDPYLQGSTLGHGKKLGEKVGPVVAQASHPPPPAAMKSQEVKEKQKSPGSGHLPEGVKNKILSRVAALRLRLEEKENVRKHSVFKSPQPGTSGSHTAEKGEPRGPPCQSEGRAPVLLKKIQAEMSPDHSGNVKLSCQFAEIHEDSTISWTKDSRSIAQVQRRAGDNSMVSLAILQAGQKDQGLYYCCIRNSYGKVTAEFNLTAEVLKQLSSHPDVKDLNANPHKPFRHCKPVSHMLV
- the ALPK2 gene encoding alpha-protein kinase 2 isoform X1 — protein: MADSGGPQRRALCFLSTLLSQKVPEKSDAVLRCIISGQPKPEVTWYKNGHTIDECGSVSSYESFENQYVHELHLCCCTQNDTAVYQVSAQNCFGMICCSASVEVQSPSGDRPLSPNPKDDGHTGWKHDTETCEQESPNRTDEKEHPYKEGEGVASGPPTSADAPSSKSDGACSLQVSADRDPGVSGSENPLEVKDTRQTEEAGDAANTEGVAGGLRFPNSSDAPGKQDVCGHRTVHSKVPRLIDGALDPEGPNEEALNSGHQHARVQKYLSLSLPLTQAGSSAPTAARPASPPASSTGSDSDYELCPEITLTCAEEFSDDDLEYLECSDVMTDYSNAIWQRNLQHTGCVFLLESDDEEMEFSECSLGGCEGFFSELGPRPPVSDDTGPMDATAGLCGHHSPPQEVGGRSSRASTRRASSLQAGMPLPPGPQQDGRATMTDPGRYKPPAASEVAEDSYPGIQGETRDSHQARKEFPSDNLLNVDKAVTETEGTRLSGESGQPGMSRCLETTTGKRVRGEDVWSRRGPEKPARTWRPGIKGKAKRLTSSLEERTAEASLNRLCPKGPVKHPLTPSDKRDSSHARAEGTDLKPQFPAGGRAVPTQAEPEAKTLQTPPGSLSKKENLHFQGEGLWVTDVFETSEVSGWSGHPQVQIQETFRERICLSHMPAFSEPTGEESAFPGTTTESLPNLGGIDKESASLAEHLEVEGCTQGAQREENQDDSTLGRPWGDLGCAPSIPEAHNEATSPCELSGSPSQPRVAPVFPEFAHTAPALETVCAGPGNGVATCGTERLEAGDQEACDTVGSLVGAPVGKYLPQEICSLDLELAGQSKPPDLCPPDDKTLDVLPQTRGPEPPQTTCGNSDERTSPDSPLFISTFIWNISQKASNGATGENLANIEGSTSTSASIVKAGQERLSPSHSGGLEERRPLSPESNSSVCAREGGDENSSPGALDSADILAGHSSAAKFPQEKPTTLIANVECSEVTGEKDTCALSVAPKGHPPRYLTVSVAGDSHAGGPEESSPRAPGGNTSQLPSNVPLAHVVNGSTINSSRELGHMAPSGPGIHVQVPQLPEGEGFCSSSPLQIDNLSRKSQTGPRADTRTVGENFQEKGSETTQSVQQGSSDDNFQEILPTTSVRQVETNLVPLDCSLASTERGRQNLGLGTRVPVMAESTAKDDSRPLSQGPPLANVLLDESKESSPGYWEAGKKLKIITLEASVSETWPLGQPTDSGLKGMDAGLIPDRIRAIPDVLKAGAAVPKPGPSKTASACSPQAEDSSAIANIRKIHKREDRAGRSSWSCLSSQYLSQRRFLESSVDPVEEKKVCVTGLLPETSSTERKENANHVSQNPDENRLERDRPAFFKQLLSCPNVLESSVDPIDELSVGWAGVDPPEASESTLGAVGRESKPDDGHSDQRLEVQPAILQVPCPQQSGETPPSKNIIDQNQGDRVGREAGQRHRDGAERDVRSAILPVPGPVRGGEATPGGRLRSRVQEGGERRSAGPGRSESTRAALAPPALALSSGLARMTPPSVGVDTHSLTAQSHDLREEDFVEPRNQQRAFSDSEERRAVKSAWKRAPSSSGLTPGPFTSSPERRGITGFSRSHRIEEHKIEEPPIGEPKPTGTSGSPEGPLASVSGERVSAKVPKMLLDPYLQGSTLGHGKKLGEKVGPVVAQASHPPPPAAMKSQEVKEKQKSPGSGHLPEGVKNKILSRVAALRLRLEEKENVRKHSVFKSPQPGTSGSHTAEKGEPRGPPCQSEGRAPVLLKKIQAEMSPDHSGNVKLSCQFAEIHEDSTISWTKDSRSIAQVQRRAGDNSMVSLAILQAGQKDQGLYYCCIRNSYGKVTAEFNLTAEVLKQLSSHPDVKVYEEIEFSQLIFREDFLRDSYFGGRLHGQIATEELHFGEGVHRRAFRSKVLRGLTPVFKPGHACVLKVHNAVAYGTRNNDELIQRNYRLAAQECYVQNTARHYAQIYAAEAQPLEGFGEVPEIIPIFLIHRPENNIPYATVEEELIGEFVKYSIRDGKEINFLRRESEAGQKCCTFQHWVYQKTSGCLLVTDMQGVGMKLTDVGIATEAKGYRGFKGNCSMTFIDQFKALHQCNKYCKMLGLKSLQDNSQKQQKKPGIGRSKIQPSAPAAKKAASGSPAAKKS